A window from Solanum stenotomum isolate F172 chromosome 5, ASM1918654v1, whole genome shotgun sequence encodes these proteins:
- the LOC125864307 gene encoding protein TIC 62, chloroplastic isoform X6: MELRCLQSLNIPPTGLAEKPFLCGQPITLIHTSTKRGPNSKNLKPLRFRAQISAKISSLEPQGTAKDVKSKDGNLVFVAGATGRVGSRTVRELLKLGFKVRAGVRSAQRAQPLVKSVEQIKIENTTDGGAKAIEKLEIVECDLEKSDQIRPALGDASIVICCIGASEKEIFDVTGPYRIDYLATKNLIDAATVAKVDHFILLTSLGTNKVGFPAAILNLFWGVLLWKRKAEEALLASGLPYTIVRPGGMERPTDSFKETHNITISEEDTLFGGLVSNLQVAELMAVIAKNRSLSYCKVVEVVAETTAPLTPMEDLLAKIPPQRVEVSPPKETGDLQKSATPRSITSEIPDASLEKKPAETKLKAAAPLSPYTAYADLKPPTSPSPIPPCGRQQGTSGAEDSKPTKEASSVVDYAFDKAELLTTRPSSPYAAYEDLKPPTSPSPNRPGGRQEGASGAEDSKPTKPASSVVDSTFDKAELLTTSYEDLKPPTSPSTNPPGGRQEGASGAENSKPTKEASSVYLFTFEKAELLTTRSLSPYTAYEDLKPPTSPSPRPSGSKSSATVEVTSPVTGGNDVAIDSATNSAKEDSSKNSAFCHSPYPAYEDFKPPSSPTPSLNKM, encoded by the exons ATGGAGCTGCGTTGCTTGCAGTCACTCAATATACCTCCAACTGGTTTAGCAGAGAAGCCATTTTTGTGTGGACAGCCAATTACATTGATTCACACTAGCACTAAAAGAGGCCCAAATTCCAAGAACCTTAAGCCCCTTCGTTTCAGAGCTCAAATTTCAG CAAAAATTAGCTCATTGGAACCTCAAGGAACTGCAAAAGATGTCAAATCAAAAGATGGAAATCTTGTTTTTGTTGCTGGTGCAACCGGTAGGGTTGGTTCTCGGACTGTAAG GGAGCTTCTGAAATTAGGCTTTAAAGTTCGAGCTGGAGTTCGAAGTGCTCAAAGAGCTCAACCTCTTGTCAAA AGTGTTGAGCAGATAAAAATTGAGAATACTACGGATGGAGGAGCAAAAG CTATAGAGAAGCTTGAAATTGTGGAATGCGATTTGGAGAAAAGTGATCAGATTAGGCCTGCACTGGGCGATGCATCAATTGTTATATGTTGCATTGGTGCCAGTGAAAAGGAGATCTTTGATGTTACTGGACCATATCGAATTGATTACCTGGCCACTAAGAACCTTATTGATGCAG CAACCGTTGCAAAAGTTGACCACTTTATCTTGCTCACATCTTTGGGAACAAACAAGGTCGGTTTTCCTGCAGCAATTCTCAA TTTGTTTTGGGGAGTCCTCCTTTGGAAAAGGAAAGCAGAAGAGGCACTGCTTGCCAGTGGGCTTCCTTATACT ATTGTGAGACCTGGAGGAATGGAACGTCCCACTGATTCTTTCAAAGAAACTCACAATATTACTATTTCGGAGGAAGATACTTTATTTGGTGGTCTCGTGTCTAACCTTCAG GTGGCAGAACTAATGGCGGTTATTGCCAAAAACCGTAGCCTTTCATACTGTAAAGTGGTTGAAGTAGTTGCAGAAACAACAGCGCCGTTGACCCCCATGGAGGACCTTCTTGCAAAAATTCCTCCCCAACGTGTTGAGGTTTCCCCACCCAAG GAAACTGGTGATTTACAGAAATCTGCAACTCCAAGAAGTATTACGTCTGAGATCCCTGATGCCTCGCTCGAGAAGAAACCTGCTGAAACAAAGTTGAAAGCAGCAGCACCACTCTCTCCATATACTGC CTATGCAGATCTTAAACCGCCTACATCTCCTAGTCCAATTCCTCCCTGTGGTCGTCAACAAGGTACAAGTGGAGCAGAAGATAGCAAACCCACTAAAGAAGCCTCTTCTGTTGTTGATTATGCTTTTGACAAAGCAGAATTGCTGACTACAAGGCCTTCGTCTCCATATGCTGC TTATGAAGATTTAAAGCCGCCTACATCTCCTAGTCCAAATCGTCCCGGAGGTCGTCAAGAAGGTGCAAGTGGAGCAGAAGATAGCAAACCCACTAAGCCAGCCTCTTCTGTTGTTGATTCTACTTTTGACAAAGCAGAATTGCTGACTACAAG TTATGAAGATCTAAAACCACCTACATCCCCTAGTACAAATCCTCCCGGAGGTCGTCAAGAAGGTGCAAGTGGAGCAGAAAATAGCAAACCCACTAAGGAAGCCTCttctgtttatttatttacttttgagAAAGCAGAATTGCTGACTACAAGGTCTTTGTCTCCATACACTGC TTATGAAGATTTAAAACCACCTACATCTCCAAGTCCAAGACCCAGTGGTTCGAAATCCTCAGCAACCGTGGAAGTGACATCACCAGTTACTGGAGGCAATGATGTGGCAATCGATAGTGCTACCAATTCCGCCAAGGAGGATTCGTCAAAAAATTCAGCTTTCTGTCATTCCCCCTACCCTGC GTATGAGGACTTCAAGCCTCCAAGTTCTCCAACGCCATCTTTAAATAAAATGTGA
- the LOC125864307 gene encoding protein TIC 62, chloroplastic isoform X8: MELRCLQSLNIPPTGLAEKPFLCGQPITLIHTSTKRGPNSKNLKPLRFRAQISAKISSLEPQGTAKDVKSKDGNLVFVAGATGRVGSRTVRELLKLGFKVRAGVRSAQRAQPLVKSVEQIKIENTTDGGAKAIEKLEIVECDLEKSDQIRPALGDASIVICCIGASEKEIFDVTGPYRIDYLATKNLIDAATVAKVDHFILLTSLGTNKVGFPAAILNLFWGVLLWKRKAEEALLASGLPYTIVRPGGMERPTDSFKETHNITISEEDTLFGGLVSNLQVAELMAVIAKNRSLSYCKVVEVVAETTAPLTPMEDLLAKIPPQRVEVSPPKETGDLQKSATPRSITSEIPDASLEKKPAETKLKAAAPLSPYTAYADLKPPTSPSPIPPCGRQQGTSGAEDSKPTKEASSVVDYAFDKAELLTTRPSSPYAAYEDLKPPTSPSPNPPGGRQEGASGAEDSKPTKPASSVVDSTFDKAELLTTRSLSPYTAYEDLKPPTSPSPRPSGSKSSATVEVTSPVTGGNDVAIDSATNSAKEDSSKNSAFCHSPYPAYEDFKPPSSPTPSLNKM; encoded by the exons ATGGAGCTGCGTTGCTTGCAGTCACTCAATATACCTCCAACTGGTTTAGCAGAGAAGCCATTTTTGTGTGGACAGCCAATTACATTGATTCACACTAGCACTAAAAGAGGCCCAAATTCCAAGAACCTTAAGCCCCTTCGTTTCAGAGCTCAAATTTCAG CAAAAATTAGCTCATTGGAACCTCAAGGAACTGCAAAAGATGTCAAATCAAAAGATGGAAATCTTGTTTTTGTTGCTGGTGCAACCGGTAGGGTTGGTTCTCGGACTGTAAG GGAGCTTCTGAAATTAGGCTTTAAAGTTCGAGCTGGAGTTCGAAGTGCTCAAAGAGCTCAACCTCTTGTCAAA AGTGTTGAGCAGATAAAAATTGAGAATACTACGGATGGAGGAGCAAAAG CTATAGAGAAGCTTGAAATTGTGGAATGCGATTTGGAGAAAAGTGATCAGATTAGGCCTGCACTGGGCGATGCATCAATTGTTATATGTTGCATTGGTGCCAGTGAAAAGGAGATCTTTGATGTTACTGGACCATATCGAATTGATTACCTGGCCACTAAGAACCTTATTGATGCAG CAACCGTTGCAAAAGTTGACCACTTTATCTTGCTCACATCTTTGGGAACAAACAAGGTCGGTTTTCCTGCAGCAATTCTCAA TTTGTTTTGGGGAGTCCTCCTTTGGAAAAGGAAAGCAGAAGAGGCACTGCTTGCCAGTGGGCTTCCTTATACT ATTGTGAGACCTGGAGGAATGGAACGTCCCACTGATTCTTTCAAAGAAACTCACAATATTACTATTTCGGAGGAAGATACTTTATTTGGTGGTCTCGTGTCTAACCTTCAG GTGGCAGAACTAATGGCGGTTATTGCCAAAAACCGTAGCCTTTCATACTGTAAAGTGGTTGAAGTAGTTGCAGAAACAACAGCGCCGTTGACCCCCATGGAGGACCTTCTTGCAAAAATTCCTCCCCAACGTGTTGAGGTTTCCCCACCCAAG GAAACTGGTGATTTACAGAAATCTGCAACTCCAAGAAGTATTACGTCTGAGATCCCTGATGCCTCGCTCGAGAAGAAACCTGCTGAAACAAAGTTGAAAGCAGCAGCACCACTCTCTCCATATACTGC CTATGCAGATCTTAAACCGCCTACATCTCCTAGTCCAATTCCTCCCTGTGGTCGTCAACAAGGTACAAGTGGAGCAGAAGATAGCAAACCCACTAAAGAAGCCTCTTCTGTTGTTGATTATGCTTTTGACAAAGCAGAATTGCTGACTACAAGGCCTTCGTCTCCATATGCTGC TTATGAAGATTTAAAGCCACCTACATCTCCTAGTCCAAATCCTCCCGGAGGTCGTCAAGAAG GTGCAAGTGGAGCAGAAGATAGCAAACCCACTAAGCCAGCCTCTTCTGTTGTTGATTCTACTTTTGACAAAGCAGAATTGCTGACTACAAG GTCTTTGTCTCCATACACTGC TTATGAAGATTTAAAACCACCTACATCTCCAAGTCCAAGACCCAGTGGTTCGAAATCCTCAGCAACCGTGGAAGTGACATCACCAGTTACTGGAGGCAATGATGTGGCAATCGATAGTGCTACCAATTCCGCCAAGGAGGATTCGTCAAAAAATTCAGCTTTCTGTCATTCCCCCTACCCTGC GTATGAGGACTTCAAGCCTCCAAGTTCTCCAACGCCATCTTTAAATAAAATGTGA
- the LOC125864307 gene encoding protein TIC 62, chloroplastic isoform X5 produces MELRCLQSLNIPPTGLAEKPFLCGQPITLIHTSTKRGPNSKNLKPLRFRAQISAKISSLEPQGTAKDVKSKDGNLVFVAGATGRVGSRTVRELLKLGFKVRAGVRSAQRAQPLVKSVEQIKIENTTDGGAKAIEKLEIVECDLEKSDQIRPALGDASIVICCIGASEKEIFDVTGPYRIDYLATKNLIDAATVAKVDHFILLTSLGTNKVGFPAAILNLFWGVLLWKRKAEEALLASGLPYTIVRPGGMERPTDSFKETHNITISEEDTLFGGLVSNLQVAELMAVIAKNRSLSYCKVVEVVAETTAPLTPMEDLLAKIPPQRVEVSPPKETGDLQKSATPRSITSEIPDASLEKKPAETKLKAAAPLSPYTAYADLKPPTSPSPIPPCGRQQGTSGAEDSKPTKEASSVVDYAFDKAELLTTRPSSPYAAYEDLKPPTSPSPNPPGGRQEGASGAEDSKPTKPASSVVDSTFDKAELLTTSYEDLKPPTSPSTNPPGGRQEGASGAENSKPTKEASSVYLFTFEKAELLTTRSLSPYTAYEDLKPPTSPSPRPSGSKSSATVEVTSPVTGGNDVAIDSATNSAKEDSSKNSAFCHSPYPAYEDFKPPSSPTPSLNKM; encoded by the exons ATGGAGCTGCGTTGCTTGCAGTCACTCAATATACCTCCAACTGGTTTAGCAGAGAAGCCATTTTTGTGTGGACAGCCAATTACATTGATTCACACTAGCACTAAAAGAGGCCCAAATTCCAAGAACCTTAAGCCCCTTCGTTTCAGAGCTCAAATTTCAG CAAAAATTAGCTCATTGGAACCTCAAGGAACTGCAAAAGATGTCAAATCAAAAGATGGAAATCTTGTTTTTGTTGCTGGTGCAACCGGTAGGGTTGGTTCTCGGACTGTAAG GGAGCTTCTGAAATTAGGCTTTAAAGTTCGAGCTGGAGTTCGAAGTGCTCAAAGAGCTCAACCTCTTGTCAAA AGTGTTGAGCAGATAAAAATTGAGAATACTACGGATGGAGGAGCAAAAG CTATAGAGAAGCTTGAAATTGTGGAATGCGATTTGGAGAAAAGTGATCAGATTAGGCCTGCACTGGGCGATGCATCAATTGTTATATGTTGCATTGGTGCCAGTGAAAAGGAGATCTTTGATGTTACTGGACCATATCGAATTGATTACCTGGCCACTAAGAACCTTATTGATGCAG CAACCGTTGCAAAAGTTGACCACTTTATCTTGCTCACATCTTTGGGAACAAACAAGGTCGGTTTTCCTGCAGCAATTCTCAA TTTGTTTTGGGGAGTCCTCCTTTGGAAAAGGAAAGCAGAAGAGGCACTGCTTGCCAGTGGGCTTCCTTATACT ATTGTGAGACCTGGAGGAATGGAACGTCCCACTGATTCTTTCAAAGAAACTCACAATATTACTATTTCGGAGGAAGATACTTTATTTGGTGGTCTCGTGTCTAACCTTCAG GTGGCAGAACTAATGGCGGTTATTGCCAAAAACCGTAGCCTTTCATACTGTAAAGTGGTTGAAGTAGTTGCAGAAACAACAGCGCCGTTGACCCCCATGGAGGACCTTCTTGCAAAAATTCCTCCCCAACGTGTTGAGGTTTCCCCACCCAAG GAAACTGGTGATTTACAGAAATCTGCAACTCCAAGAAGTATTACGTCTGAGATCCCTGATGCCTCGCTCGAGAAGAAACCTGCTGAAACAAAGTTGAAAGCAGCAGCACCACTCTCTCCATATACTGC CTATGCAGATCTTAAACCGCCTACATCTCCTAGTCCAATTCCTCCCTGTGGTCGTCAACAAGGTACAAGTGGAGCAGAAGATAGCAAACCCACTAAAGAAGCCTCTTCTGTTGTTGATTATGCTTTTGACAAAGCAGAATTGCTGACTACAAGGCCTTCGTCTCCATATGCTGC TTATGAAGATTTAAAGCCACCTACATCTCCTAGTCCAAATCCTCCCGGAGGTCGTCAAGAAG GTGCAAGTGGAGCAGAAGATAGCAAACCCACTAAGCCAGCCTCTTCTGTTGTTGATTCTACTTTTGACAAAGCAGAATTGCTGACTACAAG TTATGAAGATCTAAAACCACCTACATCCCCTAGTACAAATCCTCCCGGAGGTCGTCAAGAAGGTGCAAGTGGAGCAGAAAATAGCAAACCCACTAAGGAAGCCTCttctgtttatttatttacttttgagAAAGCAGAATTGCTGACTACAAGGTCTTTGTCTCCATACACTGC TTATGAAGATTTAAAACCACCTACATCTCCAAGTCCAAGACCCAGTGGTTCGAAATCCTCAGCAACCGTGGAAGTGACATCACCAGTTACTGGAGGCAATGATGTGGCAATCGATAGTGCTACCAATTCCGCCAAGGAGGATTCGTCAAAAAATTCAGCTTTCTGTCATTCCCCCTACCCTGC GTATGAGGACTTCAAGCCTCCAAGTTCTCCAACGCCATCTTTAAATAAAATGTGA
- the LOC125864307 gene encoding protein TIC 62, chloroplastic isoform X7: MELRCLQSLNIPPTGLAEKPFLCGQPITLIHTSTKRGPNSKNLKPLRFRAQISAKISSLEPQGTAKDVKSKDGNLVFVAGATGRVGSRTVRELLKLGFKVRAGVRSAQRAQPLVKSVEQIKIENTTDGGAKAIEKLEIVECDLEKSDQIRPALGDASIVICCIGASEKEIFDVTGPYRIDYLATKNLIDAATVAKVDHFILLTSLGTNKVGFPAAILNLFWGVLLWKRKAEEALLASGLPYTIVRPGGMERPTDSFKETHNITISEEDTLFGGLVSNLQVAELMAVIAKNRSLSYCKVVEVVAETTAPLTPMEDLLAKIPPQRVEVSPPKETGDLQKSATPRSITSEIPDASLEKKPAETKLKAAAPLSPYTAYADLKPPTSPSPIPPCGRQQGTSGAEDSKPTKEASSVVDYAFDKAELLTTRPSSPYAAYEDLKPPTSPSPNPPGGRQEGASGAEDSEPTKAHSSVVDSTFDKAELLTTRPLSPYTAYEDLKPPTSPSPRPSGSKSSATVEVTSPVTGGNDVAIDSATNSAKEDSSKNSAFCHSPYPAYEDFKPPSSPTPSLNKM, encoded by the exons ATGGAGCTGCGTTGCTTGCAGTCACTCAATATACCTCCAACTGGTTTAGCAGAGAAGCCATTTTTGTGTGGACAGCCAATTACATTGATTCACACTAGCACTAAAAGAGGCCCAAATTCCAAGAACCTTAAGCCCCTTCGTTTCAGAGCTCAAATTTCAG CAAAAATTAGCTCATTGGAACCTCAAGGAACTGCAAAAGATGTCAAATCAAAAGATGGAAATCTTGTTTTTGTTGCTGGTGCAACCGGTAGGGTTGGTTCTCGGACTGTAAG GGAGCTTCTGAAATTAGGCTTTAAAGTTCGAGCTGGAGTTCGAAGTGCTCAAAGAGCTCAACCTCTTGTCAAA AGTGTTGAGCAGATAAAAATTGAGAATACTACGGATGGAGGAGCAAAAG CTATAGAGAAGCTTGAAATTGTGGAATGCGATTTGGAGAAAAGTGATCAGATTAGGCCTGCACTGGGCGATGCATCAATTGTTATATGTTGCATTGGTGCCAGTGAAAAGGAGATCTTTGATGTTACTGGACCATATCGAATTGATTACCTGGCCACTAAGAACCTTATTGATGCAG CAACCGTTGCAAAAGTTGACCACTTTATCTTGCTCACATCTTTGGGAACAAACAAGGTCGGTTTTCCTGCAGCAATTCTCAA TTTGTTTTGGGGAGTCCTCCTTTGGAAAAGGAAAGCAGAAGAGGCACTGCTTGCCAGTGGGCTTCCTTATACT ATTGTGAGACCTGGAGGAATGGAACGTCCCACTGATTCTTTCAAAGAAACTCACAATATTACTATTTCGGAGGAAGATACTTTATTTGGTGGTCTCGTGTCTAACCTTCAG GTGGCAGAACTAATGGCGGTTATTGCCAAAAACCGTAGCCTTTCATACTGTAAAGTGGTTGAAGTAGTTGCAGAAACAACAGCGCCGTTGACCCCCATGGAGGACCTTCTTGCAAAAATTCCTCCCCAACGTGTTGAGGTTTCCCCACCCAAG GAAACTGGTGATTTACAGAAATCTGCAACTCCAAGAAGTATTACGTCTGAGATCCCTGATGCCTCGCTCGAGAAGAAACCTGCTGAAACAAAGTTGAAAGCAGCAGCACCACTCTCTCCATATACTGC CTATGCAGATCTTAAACCGCCTACATCTCCTAGTCCAATTCCTCCCTGTGGTCGTCAACAAGGTACAAGTGGAGCAGAAGATAGCAAACCCACTAAAGAAGCCTCTTCTGTTGTTGATTATGCTTTTGACAAAGCAGAATTGCTGACTACAAGGCCTTCGTCTCCATATGCTGC TTATGAAGATTTAAAGCCACCTACATCTCCTAGTCCAAATCCTCCCGGAGGTCGTCAAGAAGGTGCAAGTGGAGCAGAAGATAGCGAGCCCACTAAGGCACACTCTTCTGTTGTTGATTCTACTTTTGACAAAGCAGAATTGCTGACTACAAGGCCTTTGTCTCCATACACCGC TTATGAAGATTTAAAACCACCTACATCTCCAAGTCCAAGACCCAGTGGTTCGAAATCCTCAGCAACCGTGGAAGTGACATCACCAGTTACTGGAGGCAATGATGTGGCAATCGATAGTGCTACCAATTCCGCCAAGGAGGATTCGTCAAAAAATTCAGCTTTCTGTCATTCCCCCTACCCTGC GTATGAGGACTTCAAGCCTCCAAGTTCTCCAACGCCATCTTTAAATAAAATGTGA
- the LOC125864307 gene encoding protein TIC 62, chloroplastic isoform X3: protein MELRCLQSLNIPPTGLAEKPFLCGQPITLIHTSTKRGPNSKNLKPLRFRAQISAKISSLEPQGTAKDVKSKDGNLVFVAGATGRVGSRTVRELLKLGFKVRAGVRSAQRAQPLVKSVEQIKIENTTDGGAKAIEKLEIVECDLEKSDQIRPALGDASIVICCIGASEKEIFDVTGPYRIDYLATKNLIDAATVAKVDHFILLTSLGTNKVGFPAAILNLFWGVLLWKRKAEEALLASGLPYTIVRPGGMERPTDSFKETHNITISEEDTLFGGLVSNLQVAELMAVIAKNRSLSYCKVVEVVAETTAPLTPMEDLLAKIPPQRVEVSPPKETGDLQKSATPRSITSEIPDASLEKKPAETKLKAAAPLSPYTAYADLKPPTSPSPIPPCGRQQGTSGAEDSKPTKEASSVVDYAFDKAELLTTRPSSPYAAYEDLKPPTSPSPNPPGGRQEGASGAEDSEPTKAHSSVVDSTFDKAELLTTRPLSPYTAYEDLKPPTSPSPNRPGGRQEGASGAEDSKPTKPASSVVDSTFDKAELLTTRSLSPYTAYEDLKPPTSPSPRPSGSKSSATVEVTSPVTGGNDVAIDSATNSAKEDSSKNSAFCHSPYPAYEDFKPPSSPTPSLNKM from the exons ATGGAGCTGCGTTGCTTGCAGTCACTCAATATACCTCCAACTGGTTTAGCAGAGAAGCCATTTTTGTGTGGACAGCCAATTACATTGATTCACACTAGCACTAAAAGAGGCCCAAATTCCAAGAACCTTAAGCCCCTTCGTTTCAGAGCTCAAATTTCAG CAAAAATTAGCTCATTGGAACCTCAAGGAACTGCAAAAGATGTCAAATCAAAAGATGGAAATCTTGTTTTTGTTGCTGGTGCAACCGGTAGGGTTGGTTCTCGGACTGTAAG GGAGCTTCTGAAATTAGGCTTTAAAGTTCGAGCTGGAGTTCGAAGTGCTCAAAGAGCTCAACCTCTTGTCAAA AGTGTTGAGCAGATAAAAATTGAGAATACTACGGATGGAGGAGCAAAAG CTATAGAGAAGCTTGAAATTGTGGAATGCGATTTGGAGAAAAGTGATCAGATTAGGCCTGCACTGGGCGATGCATCAATTGTTATATGTTGCATTGGTGCCAGTGAAAAGGAGATCTTTGATGTTACTGGACCATATCGAATTGATTACCTGGCCACTAAGAACCTTATTGATGCAG CAACCGTTGCAAAAGTTGACCACTTTATCTTGCTCACATCTTTGGGAACAAACAAGGTCGGTTTTCCTGCAGCAATTCTCAA TTTGTTTTGGGGAGTCCTCCTTTGGAAAAGGAAAGCAGAAGAGGCACTGCTTGCCAGTGGGCTTCCTTATACT ATTGTGAGACCTGGAGGAATGGAACGTCCCACTGATTCTTTCAAAGAAACTCACAATATTACTATTTCGGAGGAAGATACTTTATTTGGTGGTCTCGTGTCTAACCTTCAG GTGGCAGAACTAATGGCGGTTATTGCCAAAAACCGTAGCCTTTCATACTGTAAAGTGGTTGAAGTAGTTGCAGAAACAACAGCGCCGTTGACCCCCATGGAGGACCTTCTTGCAAAAATTCCTCCCCAACGTGTTGAGGTTTCCCCACCCAAG GAAACTGGTGATTTACAGAAATCTGCAACTCCAAGAAGTATTACGTCTGAGATCCCTGATGCCTCGCTCGAGAAGAAACCTGCTGAAACAAAGTTGAAAGCAGCAGCACCACTCTCTCCATATACTGC CTATGCAGATCTTAAACCGCCTACATCTCCTAGTCCAATTCCTCCCTGTGGTCGTCAACAAGGTACAAGTGGAGCAGAAGATAGCAAACCCACTAAAGAAGCCTCTTCTGTTGTTGATTATGCTTTTGACAAAGCAGAATTGCTGACTACAAGGCCTTCGTCTCCATATGCTGC TTATGAAGATTTAAAGCCACCTACATCTCCTAGTCCAAATCCTCCCGGAGGTCGTCAAGAAGGTGCAAGTGGAGCAGAAGATAGCGAGCCCACTAAGGCACACTCTTCTGTTGTTGATTCTACTTTTGACAAAGCAGAATTGCTGACTACAAGGCCTTTGTCTCCATACACCGC TTATGAAGATTTAAAGCCGCCTACATCTCCTAGTCCAAATCGTCCCGGAGGTCGTCAAGAAGGTGCAAGTGGAGCAGAAGATAGCAAACCCACTAAGCCAGCCTCTTCTGTTGTTGATTCTACTTTTGACAAAGCAGAATTGCTGACTACAAG GTCTTTGTCTCCATACACTGC TTATGAAGATTTAAAACCACCTACATCTCCAAGTCCAAGACCCAGTGGTTCGAAATCCTCAGCAACCGTGGAAGTGACATCACCAGTTACTGGAGGCAATGATGTGGCAATCGATAGTGCTACCAATTCCGCCAAGGAGGATTCGTCAAAAAATTCAGCTTTCTGTCATTCCCCCTACCCTGC GTATGAGGACTTCAAGCCTCCAAGTTCTCCAACGCCATCTTTAAATAAAATGTGA